In Deltaproteobacteria bacterium, a single genomic region encodes these proteins:
- a CDS encoding PilZ domain-containing protein: MSSERRKRTRVPVQFEMRVRCDKAEHRVDMINLSLTGVLCVTASFFQQNAFCTVDIKLSEDVQISLAGKILRVGEEETAISFTSMDEESFFHLKRIMEFNTNDAEHIGQEIVTPAFK, translated from the coding sequence ATGAGCAGCGAGAGAAGAAAACGCACCCGAGTTCCGGTCCAGTTTGAAATGAGGGTCCGATGCGATAAGGCGGAGCATCGGGTGGACATGATCAATCTCAGCCTAACAGGCGTTCTATGCGTCACCGCATCTTTTTTTCAACAAAACGCTTTCTGCACGGTCGATATCAAGTTGAGCGAGGACGTCCAAATCAGCCTTGCCGGCAAGATCTTGAGGGTAGGTGAAGAAGAAACGGCAATCAGTTTTACCTCCATGGACGAGGAAAGCTTTTTTCACCTCAAACGCATCATGGAATTTAACACAAACGATGCCGAACACATTGGTCAGGAGATCGTCACCCCCGCATTTAAGTAA
- a CDS encoding Crp/Fnr family transcriptional regulator produces MDDLGDIKTIPLFEGLERSQLFNIANIVQQRLYRRGEVIFLEGDEGRGFYIVKAGQVRVYKVSAEGKEQILHLFGSGEVFGEASVFTGQGFPANAKANMDTTCLFIPRDAFIGIIRKDPALALNMLAVLSLRLKRFTLLIEDLSLKEVPGRLSTYLLLHSQKSPDQEELVLEVSKGQLAALLGTIPETLSRILTRMTRLGILKSEGSRVRILDKSALQKIADGEIRVS; encoded by the coding sequence ATGGACGATTTGGGAGACATCAAGACGATCCCCCTTTTTGAGGGGCTGGAACGCAGTCAACTTTTTAACATCGCGAATATTGTGCAACAGCGCTTATACCGTCGTGGTGAGGTCATTTTTCTGGAGGGTGATGAGGGACGCGGCTTTTATATCGTTAAAGCGGGTCAGGTAAGGGTCTATAAGGTTTCCGCTGAAGGAAAAGAACAGATTCTTCATTTGTTTGGTTCCGGCGAAGTGTTCGGCGAAGCCTCCGTTTTTACGGGACAGGGTTTCCCGGCAAATGCCAAGGCCAATATGGACACGACTTGTTTGTTTATTCCCCGGGACGCCTTCATAGGGATCATCAGGAAGGATCCCGCCCTTGCCCTGAATATGCTGGCCGTGTTGTCCTTGCGCCTGAAGCGGTTCACCCTTTTGATCGAAGACCTGTCTCTGAAAGAAGTTCCCGGACGGCTATCGACGTACCTGCTCTTGCATAGTCAAAAGTCTCCTGATCAGGAAGAGCTGGTATTGGAGGTCAGCAAAGGGCAATTGGCGGCCCTGCTGGGGACGATACCGGAAACATTATCCAGAATCCTGACGAGGATGACCCGTCTGGGGATTTTGAAAAGTGAAGGATCCCGTGTCAGGATTCTGGACAAATCCGCTCTACAGAAAATTGCCGACGGAGAGATCAGGGTATCCTGA